A single region of the Marinobacter salinus genome encodes:
- a CDS encoding ABC transporter ATP-binding protein: MSLLEVKDLDVRFAVRGGDLTALRGISFSLDKGERLGLVGESGAGKSVAAFSILNLIARPGYIAGGQILFEGKDLAAMSERELRRIRGNRIAMIFQDPMMTLNPVLTIGTQMVEAIKAHRRISTKDARNIALDKLRKVQIPSPEKRLDQYPHELSGGMRQRVIIAIALLLDPEIIVADEPTTALDVTIQAEIMALLLELCEQENVALMLITHDLGVVSQVTQRMLVMYSGRIIEQGPTREIINDAQHPYTQGLINALPQMGEPGERLFQIPGAMPSLKNVPTGCPFHPRCSFATDQCKRAMPDYVLSGNVNVACYEVSNLIEQEKRMQEVES; this comes from the coding sequence ATGTCATTGCTGGAAGTAAAAGATCTTGATGTCCGGTTTGCGGTGCGCGGCGGTGACCTTACGGCTCTTCGCGGCATCAGCTTCAGTCTCGATAAGGGCGAACGCCTCGGCCTCGTTGGCGAATCCGGTGCGGGCAAGTCTGTGGCGGCCTTCTCCATCCTCAACCTGATTGCCCGGCCCGGATACATTGCCGGTGGCCAGATTCTGTTTGAAGGCAAAGACCTGGCCGCCATGAGCGAGCGGGAGTTGCGGAGAATTCGTGGCAACCGCATTGCTATGATTTTCCAGGACCCGATGATGACCCTGAACCCGGTGCTGACCATCGGTACGCAGATGGTGGAAGCCATCAAGGCCCATCGCAGGATCAGCACCAAAGACGCACGTAACATTGCCCTGGACAAGCTGCGAAAGGTTCAGATCCCGTCTCCGGAAAAGCGCCTGGACCAGTACCCCCACGAGCTGTCCGGCGGGATGCGACAGCGGGTGATTATTGCTATTGCGCTGCTGCTGGACCCGGAAATCATCGTTGCCGACGAACCCACCACGGCGCTGGATGTGACCATTCAGGCCGAAATCATGGCCTTGCTGCTGGAGTTGTGCGAGCAGGAAAACGTTGCGCTCATGCTGATTACCCACGACCTGGGCGTCGTCTCTCAGGTGACCCAGCGCATGCTGGTCATGTATTCGGGAAGAATTATCGAGCAGGGCCCGACTCGGGAAATTATCAACGATGCCCAGCATCCTTACACCCAAGGGCTGATCAACGCGCTGCCGCAAATGGGCGAGCCCGGCGAGCGGCTGTTCCAGATTCCCGGCGCCATGCCATCCCTGAAGAATGTACCCACGGGCTGTCCATTTCACCCCCGCTGTTCATTTGCGACGGACCAGTGTAAGCGCGCCATGCCGGACTATGTCCTCTCCGGGAATGTGAATGTGGCCTGTTATGAGGTCAGTAATCTGATAGAACAGGAGAAACGCATGCAGGAGGTGGAATCGTGA
- a CDS encoding YaeQ family protein encodes MALKATILKVTLNIADMDRHYYADHHLTIAQHPSETDLRVMIRLLAFALNASDTLEFTKGLSTDDEPELWQKDLTGEIELWIELGLPEEDRIRKACNRAGKVILYTYGDRAFPVWWDKHHGKLERFDNLTIVHLPGDSTEALAELADRSMSFQVTIQDGEVTFSNDNNLVAITPDQRLPQN; translated from the coding sequence ATGGCGCTCAAAGCAACCATACTCAAGGTGACGCTCAACATCGCTGACATGGACCGCCACTATTACGCGGATCATCATTTGACCATCGCCCAACACCCGTCGGAAACCGACCTGCGCGTGATGATCCGGCTGCTCGCCTTCGCTCTGAATGCCAGCGACACCCTGGAATTCACCAAGGGACTGAGCACTGATGATGAGCCCGAGCTGTGGCAGAAAGACCTGACCGGCGAGATTGAATTGTGGATTGAACTGGGCTTACCCGAAGAAGACCGAATAAGAAAAGCCTGCAACCGCGCTGGCAAAGTGATCCTTTATACGTATGGCGACCGCGCCTTTCCCGTCTGGTGGGACAAACACCACGGCAAACTGGAGCGTTTCGACAACCTCACGATCGTCCACCTGCCCGGCGACAGCACCGAGGCCCTGGCCGAGCTCGCCGACCGCTCCATGAGCTTCCAGGTGACCATCCAGGATGGCGAAGTGACTTTCAGCAACGACAACAATCTGGTGGCGATAACTCCCGATCAGCGACTACCCCAAAACTGA
- a CDS encoding ABC transporter permease, translating into MLAFLVQRISQALLVMFVISVIAFAIQDGLGDPLQQMVGMSVSQDEREAIREEMGLNDPLVVQYLRFATAAVQGDLGTSYFYGKPTLEVILEHLPATLELVIGASLIIIVFSVPIGVYAAIRPQAWLSKFFMGVSTVGISIPVFLTAIVLIQLFSIGVTVDAFPAETGWGSWLNSALSTEGGLPSYGRGDDLTPLFGTWESGFFSQGGILHLILPSVSLASIMLPLFIRLIRAEMMEVLQSDYIRYARAKGLSSARINFLHALKNTMLPVITVGGVQIGIMVAYTILTETVFQWPGVGLMFLEAITRSDIPLIVAYLMVVGLIFVITNTLVDLVYGLVNPTVKLTGKKA; encoded by the coding sequence ATGTTAGCGTTTTTGGTTCAGCGGATATCCCAGGCCTTGCTGGTCATGTTTGTGATCAGTGTGATTGCTTTCGCCATTCAGGATGGTCTTGGTGACCCGCTTCAGCAGATGGTGGGCATGTCTGTCTCCCAGGATGAGCGCGAAGCGATCCGTGAGGAGATGGGCCTGAATGACCCATTGGTGGTGCAGTACCTGCGTTTCGCCACCGCTGCCGTCCAGGGTGACCTGGGCACGTCCTATTTCTATGGTAAACCCACCCTTGAAGTCATTCTCGAACACCTGCCGGCAACGCTGGAGCTGGTGATCGGTGCCAGCCTGATTATCATCGTGTTCTCGGTGCCTATTGGTGTCTATGCCGCGATCCGGCCCCAGGCGTGGCTATCCAAATTCTTTATGGGCGTCAGCACCGTCGGGATTTCCATCCCGGTGTTCCTGACGGCCATTGTGCTGATTCAGCTGTTCTCTATCGGCGTCACCGTGGACGCATTTCCGGCGGAGACCGGTTGGGGCAGTTGGCTGAATAGCGCGTTGTCCACGGAAGGTGGTCTGCCTTCATACGGCCGTGGTGATGACCTGACGCCCTTGTTCGGCACCTGGGAATCCGGCTTTTTCTCCCAGGGTGGCATCCTGCATCTGATTCTGCCCTCTGTTTCCCTGGCATCCATCATGCTGCCGCTGTTTATCCGTCTGATCCGTGCGGAAATGATGGAAGTGCTTCAGAGCGATTACATCCGTTATGCCCGTGCCAAGGGGCTGAGTTCGGCCCGTATCAACTTTCTTCATGCCCTCAAGAACACCATGTTGCCGGTGATTACGGTGGGCGGTGTGCAGATTGGCATCATGGTGGCTTACACCATCCTCACGGAAACCGTGTTCCAGTGGCCGGGTGTCGGGCTGATGTTCCTGGAGGCAATCACCCGCAGTGATATCCCCCTGATTGTGGCTTACCTGATGGTGGTGGGTCTGATTTTCGTAATTACCAACACGTTGGTGGACCTGGTCTACGGACTGGTGAACCCCACGGTAAAACTGACAGGTAAGAAAGCATGA
- a CDS encoding ABC transporter substrate-binding protein yields the protein MKKLLTAFVGSMALAAAPMAMSAEANKELKMAYDADPVTLDIHEQLSGGMLQLSHMTFDPLLRWTKDLGFEPRLAESWARIDENTMRFKLREGVKFHSGNELTTKDVKFTFDRLKQSQDFKAIFKPFSGINVVDDYTFELVTSEPYPLLLNTATYIFPMDSEFYTGKTEDGKDKSAITKHGNSYASEHLSGTGPYVVTERQQGVRVEFERFDDYWDTASPGNVGKIVLTPIKENNTRVSALLSGGVDFIAPVPPTDLDRIRRDKNADLVTMSGTRIILFHMNQDRVEAFKNPKVRQAVAYAINQEGIAAKIMKGFATPAAQMSPAGYQGHNESLKPRFDVAKAQQLMKEAGYEDGFTITMMAPNNRYVNDDKIAQAVAAMLARINIKVDLKTLPKAQYWPEYDDRAGDMMMIGWHADTEDSANFYEFLTFCPDADSGAGQYNAGNYCNSEIDALVNKANVETDLDKRTAMLQEVEQRLYDDAAFVPLHWQDLAWASKKNVKIEEILNVMNFPYLGDLVVE from the coding sequence ATGAAGAAACTACTGACAGCTTTTGTTGGTTCCATGGCCCTGGCCGCCGCCCCGATGGCGATGTCTGCCGAGGCGAACAAGGAACTGAAGATGGCGTATGACGCCGACCCCGTGACACTGGATATCCATGAACAGCTTTCCGGTGGCATGTTGCAGTTAAGCCACATGACCTTTGATCCATTGTTGCGCTGGACCAAAGACCTTGGCTTCGAGCCCCGTTTGGCCGAGAGCTGGGCGCGCATTGATGAGAACACCATGCGCTTCAAGCTGCGCGAAGGTGTGAAGTTTCACTCCGGCAATGAGCTCACCACGAAGGATGTGAAATTCACCTTCGACCGCCTGAAGCAGAGCCAGGATTTCAAGGCGATTTTCAAGCCGTTCAGCGGTATCAATGTTGTTGACGATTACACGTTTGAGCTGGTGACCAGTGAGCCATACCCGCTGCTGCTCAACACCGCGACCTATATCTTCCCGATGGACAGCGAGTTCTACACCGGTAAAACCGAAGACGGCAAGGACAAGAGTGCGATCACCAAGCACGGCAATTCCTATGCGTCCGAGCATCTTTCTGGTACCGGCCCCTACGTTGTCACCGAACGCCAGCAAGGTGTCCGCGTTGAGTTTGAGCGGTTTGACGACTATTGGGATACGGCTTCTCCGGGCAATGTCGGCAAAATCGTTCTGACGCCGATCAAGGAGAATAATACCCGCGTATCTGCTCTGTTGTCTGGCGGCGTGGATTTCATCGCACCGGTACCTCCGACCGACCTGGACCGTATCCGTCGCGACAAAAACGCCGACCTGGTCACCATGAGCGGCACCCGCATCATTCTGTTTCATATGAACCAGGATCGCGTTGAAGCGTTCAAGAACCCTAAGGTTCGTCAGGCCGTTGCCTACGCGATCAACCAGGAAGGCATTGCCGCCAAGATCATGAAGGGCTTTGCCACTCCGGCTGCCCAGATGTCACCTGCGGGCTACCAGGGCCATAACGAGTCCCTCAAGCCCCGGTTTGATGTGGCCAAGGCTCAGCAGTTGATGAAAGAAGCCGGTTATGAAGACGGTTTCACCATCACCATGATGGCGCCGAACAATCGCTACGTGAATGACGACAAGATCGCTCAGGCAGTGGCAGCCATGCTGGCCCGCATTAACATCAAAGTGGATCTGAAAACACTGCCGAAGGCCCAGTACTGGCCTGAGTACGACGATCGTGCCGGGGACATGATGATGATTGGCTGGCACGCGGATACCGAAGACTCTGCCAACTTCTACGAGTTCCTGACCTTCTGTCCGGATGCAGACAGTGGTGCCGGTCAGTACAACGCGGGTAACTACTGCAATTCGGAAATCGATGCTCTGGTGAACAAGGCCAACGTTGAAACCGATCTGGACAAGCGGACCGCGATGCTGCAGGAAGTCGAGCAGCGACTCTATGACGACGCTGCGTTCGTGCCCCTGCACTGGCAGGACCTGGCCTGGGCCAGCAAGAAGAACGTGAAGATCGAGGAGATCCTCAACGTGATGAACTTCCCGTACCTGGGTGACCTGGTCGTGGAGTAA
- a CDS encoding glutaredoxin family protein, with the protein MRVIIRYFFRTLRLVLTPFMLLSEKLSTPKSVTRTPEKQKLADEASKHLALYQFRACPFCIKVRKEIARLGLNIETRDAQHNPQHRAALEAGGGRVKVPCLKIQQDDGSERWLYESAEIKAWLQERFEPA; encoded by the coding sequence ATGAGAGTTATTATTCGTTATTTTTTCCGCACTCTGCGCCTGGTCCTGACACCATTCATGCTGCTCAGCGAAAAGCTCAGCACGCCTAAAAGCGTGACCCGCACCCCTGAAAAACAGAAACTCGCCGACGAGGCCAGCAAACATCTCGCTCTTTACCAGTTCAGAGCCTGCCCGTTCTGCATCAAGGTACGCAAGGAAATCGCCCGACTTGGCCTGAACATTGAAACCCGCGATGCCCAGCATAACCCGCAGCATCGTGCCGCCCTGGAAGCCGGTGGCGGCCGCGTCAAAGTGCCCTGCCTGAAGATTCAACAGGATGATGGCAGTGAGCGTTGGCTGTACGAGTCTGCCGAGATCAAGGCATGGCTGCAGGAAAGGTTCGAGCCGGCCTGA
- a CDS encoding ATP-binding cassette domain-containing protein, which yields MTSFNAPLLASSALFPPPALCFDGVAFSHQDKLLLGPCSFTLEGAGPTLVLGPNGAGKSLLLRLAHGLLSPTQGRVAWSSKARPRQAMVFQQPVLLRRSAVANLIHALAVNDVPRKARAKLAVEALERFGLTACTDTPARVLSGGEQQRLALARAWVLSPQVLFLDEPTSALDPAAIKAVEAAVREFHQRGTRIVMTTHDLHQARRLAGDVLFLSGGKLREHSPAETFFNTPVSREAQAFVAGELVE from the coding sequence ATGACCTCATTTAACGCTCCGCTCCTCGCCTCGTCCGCCCTTTTCCCACCACCGGCGTTGTGCTTCGATGGTGTCGCCTTCAGCCACCAGGACAAGTTACTGCTGGGACCGTGCTCCTTCACACTGGAGGGCGCAGGTCCCACCCTGGTGTTGGGCCCCAATGGGGCGGGCAAAAGTCTTCTGCTGCGCCTGGCTCACGGTTTGCTCTCACCCACTCAGGGCCGGGTGGCGTGGTCAAGTAAGGCGCGCCCCCGCCAGGCGATGGTATTCCAGCAACCGGTGCTTTTGCGCCGCTCGGCCGTGGCCAACCTCATTCACGCGTTGGCGGTGAATGACGTGCCTCGCAAGGCACGTGCGAAGCTCGCTGTTGAGGCGCTGGAGCGTTTTGGCCTCACCGCCTGCACAGACACGCCCGCGCGCGTGCTCTCCGGCGGCGAACAGCAGCGCCTGGCACTGGCGCGCGCCTGGGTGCTTTCTCCTCAGGTGCTGTTTCTGGATGAACCCACTTCCGCGCTCGACCCCGCTGCAATTAAAGCCGTAGAGGCCGCAGTGCGCGAGTTTCATCAGCGGGGAACGCGCATTGTAATGACCACTCACGATCTGCATCAGGCCAGGCGACTCGCCGGAGATGTACTGTTTCTCTCTGGCGGAAAATTACGTGAACACAGCCCCGCAGAAACCTTCTTTAACACGCCCGTCTCGCGAGAGGCGCAAGCGTTTGTTGCCGGAGAACTCGTTGAGTAG
- a CDS encoding putative sulfate/molybdate transporter, whose amino-acid sequence MPSVPKDLVRDASGSLGDIGTLVPLGLGAIGFAGLAPVPVLLGFAVFYIATGLYYRLPIPVQPMKAVAALLLTVQVSSQSLVASGVLIGAILLLLGSTGWINRAAGLVPRSVLSGLQLGLGLMLANMSLGLMATSLPLGLVTLAMLVITLKMLPNWPAALIGLVGSVAIGAALGAPGLTLPVMDSVAFALPELPSMDDWQQAISTLVLPQLALTLTNAIVLTTLVVEDYFGEQSHRVTPARLSVTTGLANLFLVPLGAMPMCHGAGGVAAHYRFGARTGMAPVLLGISLLMVALLPGGLSVIEAIPTAGLGALLFVAAVELALSRRLWKAKPSCWPVIVITALITIWADPFFGLLAGVASETFRAAWVRRQEIAQSNQDLRP is encoded by the coding sequence ATGCCTTCAGTACCGAAAGATTTAGTGAGGGATGCCAGTGGATCGCTGGGTGATATCGGTACCCTGGTGCCGCTCGGTCTTGGGGCTATTGGGTTCGCAGGATTAGCCCCGGTACCCGTACTCCTTGGTTTTGCCGTGTTCTACATCGCAACGGGGCTGTATTATCGTCTCCCCATACCAGTACAGCCTATGAAAGCTGTTGCTGCACTATTGCTTACTGTCCAAGTGAGCTCCCAGAGCCTGGTCGCGAGTGGCGTGCTGATAGGGGCGATATTGCTGTTACTAGGTTCAACCGGATGGATTAACCGAGCGGCAGGTCTGGTACCCCGATCAGTTTTAAGCGGTCTTCAGCTGGGGCTGGGGTTGATGTTGGCCAACATGAGTCTAGGTTTGATGGCCACTTCCTTGCCGCTGGGTTTGGTCACTTTGGCGATGCTGGTCATTACTCTGAAGATGTTGCCGAATTGGCCAGCGGCGTTGATAGGGCTTGTTGGGTCCGTAGCAATCGGTGCGGCTCTGGGGGCACCTGGACTCACGCTTCCCGTGATGGATTCGGTTGCGTTCGCACTGCCTGAGTTACCGAGCATGGACGATTGGCAACAGGCCATTTCCACGCTGGTGTTGCCCCAGTTGGCCCTGACGTTAACCAATGCCATCGTGCTTACTACGCTCGTGGTTGAGGATTACTTCGGCGAGCAATCGCATCGAGTTACGCCAGCCCGGCTGTCGGTGACCACTGGCTTGGCCAACCTCTTTTTGGTACCCCTCGGCGCCATGCCTATGTGTCACGGAGCCGGCGGTGTGGCGGCGCATTATCGCTTCGGTGCCCGGACCGGCATGGCTCCCGTTTTGCTGGGAATAAGTTTGCTCATGGTCGCTTTGTTACCGGGTGGCCTTTCAGTCATTGAAGCAATTCCAACGGCTGGTCTTGGGGCCTTGTTGTTTGTCGCAGCCGTTGAGCTTGCTTTGTCCAGGCGCCTCTGGAAAGCCAAACCATCTTGCTGGCCTGTCATCGTAATAACAGCACTGATTACCATTTGGGCGGATCCGTTTTTTGGGCTTCTGGCCGGGGTGGCTTCGGAAACCTTTCGCGCTGCCTGGGTGCGTCGACAAGAAATTGCCCAGAGCAACCAAGATTTAAGGCCGTAA
- a CDS encoding CidA/LrgA family protein: MPMLRGFLVLVLFFILGESVRLLLALPVSGGVLGMVVMTFTLMVKGSVSDDLALASQGLISVLVLLIMPGVVGVFFTADQFSGQWLAVAAALLLGTFLSVLTTLLLMKLVTARGVSDRE, encoded by the coding sequence ATGCCGATGTTGCGTGGTTTTCTGGTTCTGGTGTTGTTTTTTATTCTTGGCGAGTCTGTGCGTCTGCTTCTGGCGCTGCCAGTGAGTGGCGGCGTGCTGGGGATGGTGGTCATGACCTTCACGCTGATGGTCAAGGGCAGTGTCAGTGATGACCTGGCTTTGGCCAGCCAGGGCCTGATATCGGTGCTTGTGCTTTTGATCATGCCGGGAGTTGTCGGTGTGTTTTTTACCGCCGATCAGTTCTCGGGGCAGTGGCTGGCGGTTGCGGCGGCTTTGCTTCTGGGCACCTTTCTGAGTGTGCTGACCACTTTATTGTTGATGAAGTTGGTGACGGCCAGGGGAGTAAGCGATCGTGAGTGA
- a CDS encoding helix-turn-helix transcriptional regulator produces MPLPAYLTTAEAAEYLRLKERKVYDLVSQGVIPCVRVTGKLLFPRQRIDLWLMNHLEGDDAVSSPIPPVLAGSQDPLLEWALKESGAELALLCKGSGDGVQRLVDGRAMLAGMHIWHAENQRYNDPATLGLSGMRDLVLIRWAKRQQGLLLAPDNPHGLVRLEDIARPGIRVAHRQPDAGVSHLLQSLLARHRIDARQLMWTAHPSLSEDDLALAIRQGEADIGVGIEAAARRQGLDFIPLQQEHFDLAMRRRHYFEPAVQRLLAFAGSERFVQRAEALCGYDISELGKVVYNA; encoded by the coding sequence ATGCCCCTTCCCGCCTACCTCACAACGGCTGAGGCTGCCGAGTATCTGCGCCTGAAAGAGCGCAAAGTTTACGACCTGGTCAGTCAGGGGGTTATTCCCTGTGTGCGGGTGACTGGAAAGCTGTTGTTTCCGCGCCAACGTATTGATCTGTGGCTGATGAACCATCTGGAGGGTGACGACGCCGTCAGCTCGCCGATCCCCCCGGTCCTCGCCGGAAGCCAGGACCCGCTGTTGGAGTGGGCCTTGAAGGAGAGCGGCGCGGAGTTGGCTTTGCTGTGCAAGGGCAGCGGCGATGGCGTACAAAGATTAGTCGACGGGCGCGCGATGCTTGCAGGCATGCATATCTGGCATGCCGAAAATCAGCGCTACAATGACCCTGCTACGCTAGGGCTGAGCGGGATGCGCGACCTGGTGCTGATTCGGTGGGCAAAACGCCAGCAGGGGCTTCTTTTGGCCCCCGATAACCCTCATGGGCTTGTACGACTTGAGGATATCGCCCGCCCTGGCATACGGGTCGCTCATCGCCAGCCCGATGCCGGCGTCAGCCATTTACTGCAGAGCTTGCTGGCTCGTCACCGTATCGATGCCAGGCAACTCATGTGGACTGCTCACCCGTCACTCAGTGAGGATGATCTGGCTTTGGCCATCCGCCAGGGCGAAGCGGATATTGGCGTGGGAATCGAGGCTGCGGCACGGCGTCAAGGGCTGGATTTTATTCCGCTGCAGCAGGAGCACTTTGACTTGGCCATGCGTCGGCGTCACTATTTTGAGCCAGCGGTGCAGCGGCTGCTGGCGTTCGCCGGTAGCGAGCGCTTTGTTCAGCGCGCCGAAGCGCTCTGTGGATACGATATCAGTGAGCTGGGCAAGGTCGTCTATAACGCTTGA
- a CDS encoding ABC transporter permease: MTTATLSRWDRFRESFLWYSFKRDKVAIASFVVLLLMVLAAIFAPLLAPANPYDLAQINIMNSELPPAGMDGADPAFPLGTDAQGRDLLSTILYGTRVSLLIGFGAVVLQAALGILFGLLAGYLGGRVDAVLMRIADVQLSFSTLMVAIIVGAVFKASFGNLMFGEIAIYMLIFIIGVAEWPQIARTVRASVLAEKKKEYVDAAKVMGFRTGRIMFRHILPNTLSPIFVIGTVQIANAIISEAALSFLGLGMPETQPSLGSLIKSGFDYIQSGSWWITLIPGLVLVVLVLVINLLGDWLRDVMNPRLYKG; the protein is encoded by the coding sequence ATGACGACGGCGACTCTTTCACGCTGGGATCGCTTTCGCGAGTCCTTCCTATGGTACAGCTTCAAACGCGACAAAGTGGCCATTGCCAGCTTTGTGGTCCTGTTGCTAATGGTGTTGGCGGCGATTTTCGCGCCTTTGCTGGCGCCTGCGAACCCTTATGATCTGGCCCAGATCAACATCATGAACTCGGAATTGCCGCCTGCGGGAATGGACGGGGCTGATCCGGCGTTTCCACTGGGGACAGACGCCCAGGGTCGTGACCTGCTTTCCACCATTCTCTATGGCACCCGCGTCTCCCTGCTGATCGGCTTTGGCGCTGTTGTACTCCAGGCCGCGCTGGGGATTCTGTTCGGGTTGCTGGCGGGTTACCTCGGGGGTCGGGTGGATGCCGTCCTGATGCGGATCGCCGATGTTCAGCTGTCCTTCTCTACCCTGATGGTTGCGATCATAGTAGGCGCAGTGTTCAAGGCCAGCTTTGGCAACCTGATGTTCGGTGAGATTGCCATCTACATGCTGATTTTCATCATCGGCGTGGCCGAGTGGCCCCAGATTGCCCGAACAGTCAGGGCGTCGGTGCTTGCCGAGAAGAAAAAGGAATACGTGGACGCAGCCAAGGTGATGGGCTTCCGGACCGGCCGGATCATGTTTCGGCACATTCTGCCCAACACCCTGTCACCGATCTTCGTTATCGGCACCGTCCAGATTGCCAACGCCATCATTTCCGAGGCGGCGCTGTCGTTCCTTGGCCTTGGTATGCCGGAGACCCAGCCGTCTCTGGGGTCATTGATCAAGTCCGGCTTCGATTACATCCAGAGTGGTTCCTGGTGGATTACCCTGATTCCCGGCCTTGTGCTGGTGGTGCTCGTGCTGGTCATTAACCTTTTGGGTGACTGGTTGCGGGATGTAATGAACCCACGGCTGTATAAGGGGTAA
- a CDS encoding LrgB family protein produces MVSELFARFQTLPDTLAATPILAIGLTLGAFFAGNWLFSRIGRPLWLPPVVLSACLLSGVIAVLAVDYQDYQQGARWLTVLLGPATVALGIPLYQQMHHIRAMWRPIVVTLPIAATMAAVYAVVIGWALGATPEVLASLAPKSVTAPIAIGITEQLGGSVPLMMGGLLITGVVATLFVDLLARLLPVKDERILGFALGLNGHAIGTARAFEISHTAGAFASLGMGLTGVFTALILPLVFHL; encoded by the coding sequence ATCGTGAGTGAACTCTTCGCCCGCTTCCAGACGTTGCCGGATACGCTTGCCGCCACTCCGATCTTGGCGATCGGTTTAACCCTGGGTGCCTTCTTCGCCGGCAACTGGCTGTTCTCACGCATTGGTCGGCCTTTGTGGCTGCCGCCAGTGGTCCTGTCGGCGTGTCTGTTATCCGGCGTCATTGCCGTTCTGGCGGTGGACTACCAGGATTACCAACAAGGTGCGCGCTGGCTGACGGTATTGTTGGGTCCTGCCACTGTTGCCCTCGGGATTCCCTTGTACCAGCAGATGCACCATATCCGTGCCATGTGGCGCCCGATTGTGGTCACCCTGCCGATTGCGGCCACCATGGCTGCGGTTTATGCCGTCGTGATTGGCTGGGCGCTGGGGGCGACACCGGAGGTGCTGGCCTCGCTGGCGCCCAAGTCGGTAACCGCTCCCATCGCCATCGGTATTACCGAGCAGTTGGGTGGCTCGGTGCCCCTGATGATGGGTGGGCTTCTGATCACCGGCGTGGTGGCAACCCTCTTCGTTGACCTGCTCGCACGGCTTTTGCCTGTTAAAGACGAGAGGATTCTAGGCTTTGCCCTGGGGCTGAACGGCCATGCTATCGGCACCGCGCGTGCGTTTGAGATAAGCCACACGGCCGGCGCATTCGCTTCTCTGGGAATGGGGCTGACCGGGGTGTTCACGGCGTTGATTCTGCCTCTGGTTTTTCATCTGTAA
- a CDS encoding ABC transporter permease: MENNAFYVALSLLLDLDASLVQIVALSLQVSLLAVLIAAVLGFPLGAAVALWRFPGRGGMIVVLNALMGLPPVVAGLMVYLLLSRSGPLGEWGFLFTPGAMVIAQVVLVLPILAALSRQKVEELLGEYREQFISLGMSRLRMMPTLLWDARFALLTILLAGFGRASAEVGAVMMVGGNIDGVTRVMTTAIVLETGKGNLPLALGLGIVLLTLVMLINAGVYLMGELTKRRVG; encoded by the coding sequence GTGGAAAATAATGCGTTTTATGTGGCGCTGTCGCTACTGTTAGACCTGGATGCTTCGCTCGTTCAGATCGTGGCACTCTCACTGCAGGTTTCGCTTCTCGCGGTACTGATCGCCGCTGTGCTGGGCTTCCCCCTTGGTGCGGCGGTTGCGCTGTGGCGCTTCCCCGGGCGCGGCGGGATGATTGTCGTGCTCAATGCCCTGATGGGGCTTCCTCCGGTAGTAGCCGGGCTCATGGTGTATTTACTGCTCTCGCGCTCCGGGCCACTGGGTGAGTGGGGGTTTCTGTTTACACCGGGCGCCATGGTCATTGCGCAGGTGGTGCTGGTATTGCCGATTCTGGCCGCGCTTTCGCGCCAGAAGGTAGAGGAACTTCTGGGTGAGTACCGCGAGCAGTTTATTTCATTGGGCATGTCACGCTTGCGCATGATGCCCACACTGTTATGGGATGCCCGCTTTGCGCTATTGACCATATTGCTGGCCGGGTTTGGCCGCGCCAGCGCCGAGGTGGGCGCAGTGATGATGGTGGGCGGCAACATTGACGGTGTTACGCGGGTAATGACTACCGCAATCGTGCTGGAAACCGGCAAGGGCAACCTGCCCTTGGCGCTGGGGCTTGGAATTGTGCTGCTGACACTGGTCATGCTGATTAACGCAGGCGTCTATTTGATGGGTGAACTGACCAAAAGGCGGGTAGGATGA